ttttttggcaaactcCATACATGGGAGTAGGGATGCCAAACCtaaattttaataataataataataataataataataataataataataaaggagGGGATCATGAATCTTACCTCTAGAAAGTTACATATAAACTTGAAATTTAGAAAATGGAactatgaaaatgaaaattgaaaatgtcACAATCTAGAaaactgcaaaaaaaaaaaaaaggaagaccTATAATATCTACTCGAACCTCACTTCTAATATGCTACGAAAGATTATCCTGAGATTCATAAATCTGGCTAATTATTTCAACACATCAAACATTTTACAATATATCAACAGGTTTTTTCGCTTGTTGAAAGCAATGTGAAAGGAAGATTTAACATCCATAGAAGAAGATCCATGTGGTAAACACAATTTGATCCCAAATGCGAGTGCTTTAACTTCAACTTAAACATTGGACACTCGCCCAATATGACAAGAAAAGGCTAGTATAAATCGTGCATTATTATCCCAGAGAATTCCACCCCACGATGGATACTCGGATTTTCCTTTGAACACCCGTCTATATTTTGTTTAACCACCCCAAGAATAGACTTCTCTTAACAGATCAAAAGATGTCATTTattactaaaaattaaaagggTTAATTACTaaacaaccccccccccccccaaaaaaaagctaataaaaattaaaagggTTAAATACCCAAAACTCCACTGTGGTTTAGTGAATGTTTAACTTGTTTCTTTATCGTTGCGAAACTTGGAATTTATCCTCTCATGGttttttaattcttgaaaattgTCCTATGGCTTAGCAAATGTTCAATTTATTCCTTATAGTTTTGCAACCTACAATCTAGGCCCTTGTGGTTTATTAGTTTTGAGATTGGGATGCGAATAGCCGAAAATAACCAGATTTGCAAGAAACATGCATTTGGagatttttattcttttgggtGCAAAAGTGCTTGTGACACAAAAATGTGACTTAATATGCCAACTATACCTTTTGATGCAACATGAAATACCCAAATCATAGTCTACCATTGGTCCAAATTTTGAAGAAGAGAAAGCAGTAGACTTGAGGAAAAAATTAGGCTTATGATGTTACATAGCAGGTGTGATTGGATTTGAAAATAGATGTAAAAACTTAAAGGCTTAATTTTAAGTTGCACCCTGTAATATAAGTTGGGTAGCAAATTGCCCCCAATTGGTCAAACATGtaggtaaaatttttttttttatgtatgtGAGATGTGAAAGGACAGTCATGCCCCTTGTATACATAATGCTTTGATAATATTGTCCTTAGAAGATTATATTATTATACttttctataaaaatttttGTAGTATCTAAGAAATAGTGATACAATTATAGATATAAATaagaaaacaaagcaaaataaaagtGAATTACATCTCATGCCAATatgtaattttcattttttgcgATTGggaattatttttgaaaattatatatatatatatatatatatatatatatatccgtgtgtgtgtgtgtgtaatgTTGGTGTTATTCAATAAATAGCCCCATTTCAGACACTCAATTGGAAGTCTACCTCCCTCTCGTTaaaactaaaattgaaattaaaatcACGAAAAGCTCAATAAATATCACAATgaatatttatttgtttttctttgtttgtcATTCTTAATAATTCCTGTTTATGCTCAAATATCAATCGTATTTCTTTATGAAATATTTTTAACTAACACAAATTCTTATGAAAACTAAAACatttatttaataaaaataatttatctAATTTCAATTATTACAACTAAATTTATGTCATTATCTTTTACACACTACAATGCTCTTCAATAGAAACTTCAGAGCAACTTGTGAGTTAGAAACTTATTTCATCATATAACCGAGGACATGAATGTCTTTTTAGACCTTTCATACGTATAAATCCCACCTCAAATGTTTGACCATTTTGTCAGGGGGTAATTTGTGAGTTTTCAAATTATAAAGATAATCTACTACTCACTCTGTATTACCGGGGcaacttgtaattaagccaaaTACTGCTATTAAATGTTGTTAGAATGGCTGGCCATCAGAGCAATAATCTTCCGACCGGAGTAATTTTTATTCAAATACCAACATTACCCTTGACTAGTAAATCCCATATATTCTCATTGATTTTGTTGGACCCATTGTCCACTAATTACTCTTTTTGCTTCCCTCTCTAATTAATTGACTAGTTTGCCTTCTTATTCTTTCTCTttaacttatttatttattatttggattaatcttctatatatTGAGTATATATACTGTCATGTTTGGATGAATGTTACATATgctaaatttgaatttcaaatatgAATTTTACTTATGTGGCATTCATTTAATCATAATAGTGAATaaactgtcagtgtatataaaatttactcttgtTATTTTTGCAAATCACTGATTTGGTTTTGAGTTTTTTTACCATAATGTTTTCTTATAgtgtaattcttttgttttagaatgcccttattttttattttcaaagttgtatttaaaagttattttttgtGAATACAATGTGGTTTAACTCAAACAACTAACAATCTAAAtgaaaataatccaaaaaatgtAGACACACTGCTCCTTCAATATTATGGATGTAGAACATAATGCaatttaaaattaatttaatctagttattaaaaaaaaaatatggacACATGTTGAAGTCAAGATTGATATAATAATTGAACAACTCATGATTTACTCCTATGTAAGCAACAAGTCACAAGTCTAACTCATGATTTATGATTAAACCCAAATTCATGGTAAAACAAAACCTGAAAAAGACTTTATATAGAATCTATAATATGATACTACTAGAAtgaattaacaaaaaataaataaatagaacaaaataaaaaatgtacAATAATGCTataattgcaacaaaaaattactcaaaagatGAGAACTTTGAATCTCATTATAATTGCAACAAAATTCCATCCtaaatttaatcaaaatttatGATCGCTCCAAAAAAAACTATAAGCAAAGATTATTTGATAGAAAACATAATGGAATAAaaccaaaaatgaaaagaaaaaagcagGAAAAAAATTACTGATATTGATGGAGAAATAGCAAAAGCGATGCGGAGAAGAATATATGCAAGTCTTGAACTACATACTGCAAAGGTCTCAAGAGACTGAAAAGAAATTGTAAAATAGGAAAAGATGCAGAGAGATCGTACGGTGGGAatgagagagaagaaaaactGGTTGCTGCATTAataagaaaggggaaaaaaagagtAATGAGTGAACAATGAACCCCAACAAAATCAACGGGAATATATGAGGTTGACTAACTGAGGGTAATATTggtatttaaataaaaattgcTATGACAGTATCGCTAGCCAATTAGAATACCTATTTTGTAGTTGTATAAAAGGAAAACATACAAAACATGTTTCACACATCTTTTGGAATATCATTTTCAGCCTACTTAGGGGATTGCAGAATTAGGAATTTGAAATATCAATACAAACTTTGCAACTGTTAATGGAATGCCATAACAAAGATTATTGAAGATTCGTAAAGCCATCATCATTTCAAGAACTTACAAAACCAGAAGAAGAAGCTAAATTGAATGTTTCAAAAGTACAATGAAGTAAGTTGACATTCTCAATATCACATGGGAGTTTTTGGTATTGACCTTTTTTATTTATGTGGAACAATTGCGATAGTTTAGTTGCAAATATTCATTGCGAGTATATCCATTCCCATTTCCAAAAATTTACAAAACATGGGAGCCGATAAGTTAAACTACGACAGTGTTTGGCAAGCAAGTTTTTGGTCAAGTTTATCTGCTACAAGtattttaacaactttaactatagtaactttaaaaaattttaaactatatatttcaaaatatccaaaaatttgcatactttaaaaattttttctataatttctacagtaagttacagtaaagttttaaacaaatatccaaaaaactcacttgccaaacgggGCCTACATCATCAGGgagttttgttatttgaataattctataaaataaaataaaataaaagatggTCCACCCCTTCAtttaaaaattcttttatttaattCTATCGTTTGTCAATCTTTGTGCAAGGGGACTCTTCAGTGTTCAGctcaaatattaaaaaaaaaaaaaaaaaaaaaaaccgtgGAAAAATGGCAAAAAGGAAAACCCGAAAAAAGAGCAAAGAAAGAGAATGGGAAGGGTTTTTGAGGAGTGTTAGAAGACAAGAAGAATCAAAAGCAAGAACCCTAACACATCAATTCCGCTCTGTCACTCTCGTCCTTTCAGGGTACCGTCCTCAGTCCTCGTTCCCTGCTTGCTTCTCCAGTGACGTCATCACCAGCCTCCCAGAACTCATCTCGCTCTCCGCTTCTCTTCCCCATTCCCCCTTTGCCCGCCCAGGTAAACCCTTCAATCTCTCCTTCCTCAATCTCCTCCccctccctccctttttttatcatttaataATATGGCCTGTTTGTAATGGCTGCGAAATGAGATTCCCCGCCTAGTACaagaaaccaaaagagaaaaaaaaatcattatgTTAACAACGAATTTCCTATTGCTATTTGTATTTCTTTCCCCCTGGTTTCGATTGATATTAGAAACAACGGTAGTGAAGAGAAAGTGGGGAAAAAAAACTTATATTTGCACTGGATTAAGAGAATCAGGCAAAgtagtaataatttttttatatagccCTGGTAAGCAAAGTAGTTGCCTTTGAAAAACCAAGTTGATTGAAAGATTTGTTCTATGAATGGAGGAAATAATTTTGGTAGGGATAGAATGTTAGGTTGTATGTCTTTTAATTTGCGTATTATAGCCCTGTTAGCCCATCATTTTTTTCTGAGGGTAACAGATCACAATGTCTGATATGTTGTTGCcaaggaaaaaattttggaaaaaaaaaataaatggataAAGAGTAGGACTGGTGTTATTTGAGAAAAGTTGAACAAATGGTTTTAAGGGTAATCAATTGAAGATTTTCTAGAATTGTTGTAGCAGTAGAGATTGCTTTTTTTATATTAGGAATTAAGAATCAGGTTGTCTGATTCATATACCATAACTGTTTGCGAAATGGGACGGTTTTGTGGAAATATAACTATGCTCCAAGCATCAATTGACAATTGCAGCGTTCATCTCATTATTTGTTTCGAAGTTTCAGAAATTTGAGTAATAGCCTACAATCAGTTATAACTGCCCAAATGTCTTTTTCCATTGTCTGCTGCAAAAATGGTACAACCTATTGGCGGATATAGAAATTCTGCAGAACTGTTGCTTCATATCTTTCATCCTATTAGATATTGTAGATGATTTGCTTTGCCATTGTAAGTGCCTGCAGCTGTTGTCAGTGTCAATCAGGTTAACAGCTCTTCTGACGGATACTTTTGGCCTCTGAAATTATTTTAACAAGCACTGCTGTTTGGAATAGGCAATATTCTTTTGCCTTATACAAGTCAAGACTTACTCCGTAGATTCTGAAGCTGGATGAAGAACTAATATACCTTTGTCCTTTGTTGCTCTGCCTGTCATATTATGCTTTTGGCATTTTGACGTGTAGAAAAACTTATAGTATGTTGAGTTACAGAGGCCACTAGTGATAAAAAGAACTACCAGTATAGATGCACTCGAACCAAATTGACTAAAAACTTTGTATGTGTAAACCTTGTTATTGCATGCAATATTTTCATATTTATGTAGTCTGGATTTGTTTTTGGACAGTTTATGTCTCGACCTGCCTTTCCTCTTTCTTCTGTTTATCTTTTCTCTAAACTCATAAGTCCTTGAAGTCTTATTTAGACTATACGATTGGCTGAAGGATAGAATGTGATTGATCCCTTGTGACTTTGAAATAGGAACAGATGCCTTTGTTTTATGCTTTGGTCTGTCCTCTGTATGTCATTTAATTAGGAAGATTTAACTACCAGAATTTTGATAATGCCTGATTCTCttgctttagaaaaaaaaaaagaaagataagtaGTGCTAATTCTGCTCTCGGTAAACAGAAAAGAAGACTGGTCTGTTCTTTTGAAATTTGCTTGTACCATCTCAGATCACCAGTATTAGTTTCATAGTACACTTCTATGTCTGCAAGTAATAGTAATTTATCTGCCAGTAGTTTGGCATACCATTTAATCAATCTAGATGCTGAAACAAGGCCAATTGTGCCATTTTTTtttgccctctctctctctctgtcacACAGACAGTACTAAGGTTctgctttcttcttcttttgttaaGTTTCTCTTTTGGCAGAGAACGTGCTAGATTGAATTATTGGGTTTTACAGAGAACTGAAGTGTTTGTGAACATGATTTGCTATTTTGAACTGAAACAGTTAAAATCAGAAATTCGTCAGCAGTTGATATGTTCTAAGGTCTAAGAGTGTAAGACTGCAACTATGTCTGGTAATCCTACTTTTGGGGATGAGGATGCTTCATCTGGCTCTGGAGAGGACTTGAATATGTTAGATGGACACAGTAAGCGTCCGTCTGCAACACCTGGTTCAGGTCGTCGCAAGAGAAGCCGTAAGGCTACTGGTGATGCTATAGTTGATGCTATGCTGGAAATAGCAGCTGCTTCAAAGATGAGGGCAGCTGCAATTATGCGGAATGAGGAGCGCTTCGCCATAAGCAAGTGTATAAAAGTTCTGGATGAGATGCAAGGCCTTGATCAACGTGTCTATTTTTTTGCTCTGGATTTGTTTGAGAATCCCAATGCCCGAGAAACTTTCATATCTCTCAAAAGTGAAAGAAGATTTGCATGGTTGCAGGGGAAGTTTAGTGCTTCCTGTAGTTCAGTAGCGTGAATAATTTGCGggttattttcctttttttggatTCTCAACGTGAATCTTATTTTGTACAATTCTTAGAGATTCACGAATTTGCTAACATTGTAGCTGGTTTGACTCTATTGTTCTTTTGACAAATATAATGCAATTACTTTTAGCTTCAGTTGTTTCATTGCCACTTGTGCTTGTTTGCAATATATGGCTATTTATTTGGATTCACATCATTGTTGACAGCGTTAGTGATTAAGCACATTGTGTGGTATTATATGTGTTTTATGATTTGTTGTCTACAGACTTGACAACTGGCATGGATGACCTTGAcattgaattggatgaaatggaaCTAGTTGCAGCAGCTGCTGGTTACTACTATTATAATAGTATAACCACTCAGCCTTGTCGTAGTTTGTCACCCACAAAATCTAGTTTTATGGCTGAAGTACTCAATGGTCAGGATGATTTATGTCGGGAAATGTTTCGGATGGACAAACATGTTTTTCACAAGTTATGTGGTATTTTTCGACAGAGAGGCATGCTGCGTGACACGGCTGGTGTCATGATAGAAGAGCAGtttgcaatttttttaaacattgTGGGTCACAATGAGCGCAATAGAGTTATACAAGAACGCTTCCAGCATTCTGGGGAAACCATAAGCAGGCATTTCAATAATGTTTTGAAGGCAATTAGGTCGCTATCGCGTGAATTTCTTGAACCACCTCCTCTCACTACCCCTCCAGAGATCCTCAGAAGTAATAGATTCTACCCATACTTCAAGGTTTATC
This sequence is a window from Coffea eugenioides isolate CCC68of chromosome 7, Ceug_1.0, whole genome shotgun sequence. Protein-coding genes within it:
- the LOC113777271 gene encoding uncharacterized protein LOC113777271 — translated: MAKRKTRKKSKEREWEGFLRSVRRQEESKARTLTHQFRSVTLVLSGYRPQSSFPACFSSDVITSLPELISLSASLPHSPFARPDLTTGMDDLDIELDEMELVAAAAGYYYYNSITTQPCRSLSPTKSSFMAEVLNGQDDLCREMFRMDKHVFHKLCGIFRQRGMLRDTAGVMIEEQFAIFLNIVGHNERNRVIQERFQHSGETISRHFNNVLKAIRSLSREFLEPPPLTTPPEILRSNRFYPYFKDCIGVIDAMHIPAHVPAKDQSRFRNKKGVLTQNVLAACTLDLQFIFIYPGWEGSVADSRILKAVLDDPDQNFPQIPEGKYYLVDTGYLNMEGFIAPFEGVRYHLHEYRGAHQLPRNAKELFNHRHSSLSNAMWKSFNVLKERFPILKLAPQYGFHTQRDIVIAACVLHNHIRREEKNDWLFESVGARVEELRDFDDQPDPQLAFQIQDQMAASLRDSITTAMWNDFYNDWEEW